One Tachypleus tridentatus isolate NWPU-2018 chromosome 3, ASM421037v1, whole genome shotgun sequence DNA window includes the following coding sequences:
- the LOC143245995 gene encoding protein arginine N-methyltransferase 9-like: MLEDRKCWKELFQCYEQVLEVIPECEDVHYNLGYYCTRTQLYKCGYTYKAACCFQKAWALKPDHKLAGLSLENLKTQLLQRWHFLMLNDMKRNEAFSKAIHEAVNAGYSNVLDVGAGTGILSMCAVMAGADQVTACEMSEVLCVTAADVLKANNMDKRVKVINKHSTEIMIPSDLPERVSLLVTETFDAGLFGEHILHTLQHAWENLLLSPKVSTAACDKAEQTSLFLSKDVFSQQGFVIPSKATVWAALVECEWIRKKSSKVDSLGPVDVCKIFTRKRVNEEPYDTERLNSVRGGFQYLSNPFQVIEVDFNNPTEIQQLLYGVETRHYVKCVKAGQLDAVVMWFVLELYQDITISSSPESGSCWEQAVFPVSSSDVDLQDIVEESSVIVTAVCKEYLHLHCSQVFPTVRQETCCAQSPTNTLDSLISVQEPKSQNHLTSPNQQRNSNFSKTKPQEVDHLYKLTTIEVNSDMLRILNDDLTNTLQFEIISDMARQGALDTLIDVCNFPYVGLLAAKLGARQVMLTCVEEKRTVIRLAKMWDIPPNKLLFTSVEHLCHQCVHPDVFISDVVEISGLPNFDVIHNIATLRLNCLSTATVLLPCKLHAYCSVFESPELMEQARVAGDERTLGLKIAEFINTFTTRIHQDADFHTMSHIRLTDDLLVFTIRLGKSEPNLAGEHMVRVTSSGKVHAIPFWFSLEYPNGQHVSTSDIRTRWLQGACIVKDEKQVTRGEMLQVCYSWSVGHFDLWTT, encoded by the exons ATGTTGGAAGACAGAAAATGCTGGAAAGAATTGTTTCAATGTTATGAACAAGTTCTAGAAGTTATCCCTGAATGTGAAGATGTGCATTATAATCTGGGATACTACTGTACAA GGACACAACTGTACAA ATGTGGTTACACCTATAAAGCAGCATGCTGTTTTCAGAAAGCATGGGCTCTCAAACCTGACCATAAGTTGGCCGGATTGAGCCTTGAAAACTTAAAGACTCAACTTTTGCAACGCTGGCATTTCTTGATGTTGAATGACATGAAAAGAAATGAGGCTTTTTCTAAGGCTATCCATGAAGCTGTTAATGCAGGTTACAGTAACGTGCTTGACGTTGGTGCAGGAACTGGGATTCTCAG CATGTGTGCTGTTATGGCTGGAGCTGACCAGGTCACTGCTTGTGAAATGTCAGAAGTTCTCTGTGTAACAGCTGCAGATGTGCTAAAGGCTAACAACATGGACAAGAGAGTAAAGGTCATTAACAAACATTCCACAGAAATTATGATCCCTAGTGACCTTCCTGAAAG GGTGTCTCTGCTTGTAACGGAAACGTTCGATGCTGGACTTTTTGGAGAACATATTCTACATACTTTGCAGCATGCTTGGGAAAACTTACTTTTATCACCCAAAGTTTCAACTGCAGCTTGTGACAAGGCAGAACAGACTTCTCTTTTCTTATCCAAGGATGTCTTCTCACAGCAAGGTTTTGTGATTCCTTCTAAAGCTACAGTTTGGGCTGCACTAGTTGAGTGTGAGTGGATTAGGAAGAAAAG CAGCAAAGTAGACTCTCTGGGGCCAGTCGATGTTTGTAAAATCTTCACTCGAAAGAGGGTTAATGAAGAACCTTATGATACTGAACGATTAAACAGCGTTCGAGGGGGATTCCAGTACTTAAGTAATCCATTTCAAGTGATTGAAGTGGATTTCAACAACCCTACA GAAATTCAACAACTTCTGTATGGTGTAGAAACAAGACACTACGTGAAGTGTGTGAAAGCTGGACAACTGGATGCAGTGGTAATGTGGTTTGTACTTGAACTGTATCAAGACATCACTATATCTAGCAGTCCAGAATCTGGGAGTTGCTGGGAACAAGCTGTGTTTCCTGTGTCCTCCTCTGATG TTGACTTACAGGATATTGTAGAAGAAAGCAGTGTGATCGTAACAGCTGTCTGTAAGGAATACTTACACCTCCATTGTAGTCAAGTCTTCCCCACTGTAAGACAAGAAACGTGTTGTGCTCAATCTCCAACCAATACGTTAGACTCTTTAATCAGTGTTCAAGAACCTAAATCACAGAACCATTTAACAAGCCCTAATCAGCAGAGAAATTCAAACTTTAGTAAGACCAAACCCCAAGAAGTGGATCACTTATATAAACTTACTACTATTGAAGTGAACTCAGACATGCTCAGGATTTTGAATGATGACCTAACTAACACCTTACAGTTTGAGATTATCTCAGACATGGCAAGACAGGGAGCATTGGATACTCTTATAGATGTGTGTAACTTCCCTTATGTCGGACTACTAGCAGCGAAACTGGGAGCACGACAAGTGATGCTGACGTGTGTCGAAGAAAAACGCACGGTTATTCGGTTAGCTAAGATGTGGGATATTCCACCAAACAAGCTACTCTTCACTTCTGTGGAACACCTATGTCATCAGTGTGTCCATCCAGATGTCTTTATATCAGATGTAGTAGAGATATCAGGGCTACCCAACTTTGATGTTATTCATAATATTGCAACCTTAAG gTTGAACTGTTTGAGTACAGCTACTGTATTGTTACCATGTAAATTACATGCATATTGTTCTGTCTTTGAGAGCCCAGAGTTGATGGAACAAGCCAGAGTTGCTGGTGATGAAAGGACGCTTGGTTTGAAGATTGCAGAATTCATTAATACCTTCACG ACAAGAATACACCAAGATGCTGACTTTCACACCATGTCTCACATCAGACTAACAGATGACTTGCTTGTCTTTACTATTCGTCTGGGTAAAAGTGAACCTAATCTTGCTGGTGAGCACATGGTAAGAGTAACCTCATCTGGCAAGGTTCATGCTATCCCGTTTTGGTTTTCCTTGGAATACCCTAATGGTCAGCATGTTTCGACGTCCGACATCAGAACTCGTTGGTTACAGGGTGCTTGTATTGTTAAAGATGAGAAACAAGTAACTAGAGGTGAAATGCTACAAGTTTGCTACAGTTGGTCAGTGGGGCACTTTGATCTGTGGACGACTTAG